A region from the Ciconia boyciana chromosome 1, ASM3463844v1, whole genome shotgun sequence genome encodes:
- the PTMS gene encoding parathymosin, with product MSEKRVEEAPAELSAKEMKEKKEKLEEKTVHKEKKKEIVEDEENGAEEDEEENPDDVDEEEGGDEDEEGDENGQEQDGHAEKRSAEEEEDEVDPKRQKTENGSSA from the exons ATGTCTGAAAAACGCGTCGAAGAGGCGCCGGCGGAGCTGAGCGCTAAG gaaatgaaagagaagaaggaaaaacttgAGGAGAAAACAGtccacaaagaaaagaagaaggaaatagTAGAG GATGAGGAAAATGGAGCtgaagaggatgaggaagagaatCCTGATGATGTGGATGAAGAAGAAGGTGGTGATGAGGATGAAG AAGGAGACGAGAATGGGCAAGAGCAGGATGGTCATGCAGAAAAACGatctgcagaggaggaagag GATGAAGTGGATCCAAagagacagaagacagaaaatgggTCTTCAGCTTGA
- the LAG3 gene encoding lymphocyte activation gene 3 protein has protein sequence MRPVSLVLFLTFTLLAFNAGHILPRVAEGESREQKVWARAGSSAVLPCHLSPRQMSKQLPDKTSMLWKRHGRSAHQEPHMVLEVEYSGLRKTALSMRPRVSVQDSALRNGNFSLRIDPVRSEDAGLYEAWVAYNTQVQSCQVELGVITVTLSPPSPVVENEPLLLSCNSSHQASLVETCWFHNGRLVPTSGIFCSLHGALSILRPAMSDAGSWRCQLRYSDNEIISATYNLQILGFEGQMNPVVYAAAGSAADLPCTLNYLPSAFGINVVTAHWSHLAGRHLQNWGISQNLSSRSFPLRLPAVGPGDAGQYHCTVSVGSKTISRDVTLAVVTVTPSIQGPVSEGSRLLLICSLTHPQGHEHFQWKHLDSAPTNSKMAVATSRNLEDHRPQTGPTLEIPQVSQKDMGTWECSVYGPEGRLGAVEYGLQITGAQISSPPPIFSGQAIFGLTLTLFLLLTVCVLALALQNRARSPAFPALEGMVAVTMPSKKEMEESQKQKIQQTEC, from the exons ATGAGGCCAGTGTCCCTGGTGCTGTTCCTCACCTTCACTCTGCTGGCTTTCAATG CTGGCCACATCCTACCACGAGTAGCAGAGGGGGAAAGCAGGGAGCAGAAAGTGTGGGCCAGAGCGGGGAGTTCAGCCGTGCTGCCTTGCCACCTGAGCCCCAGACAGATGTCAAAGCAGCTGCCTGACAAGACATCTATGCTGTGGAAGCGACATGGGAGAAG TGCCCACCAGGAGCCACACATGGTGCTGGAGGTGGAGTACTCCGGCCTCCGGAAGACGGCACTGTCCATGAGGCCCCGGGTGTCAGTCCAAGACTCTGCCTTACGCAATGGCAATTTCTCCCTGCGAATCGACCCGGTCCGGAGTGAGGATGCCGGGCTGTATGAGGCATGGGTGGCATACAACACACAGGTCCAGAGTTGCCAGGTGGAGCTGGGGGTAATTACAG taaCCCTCAGTCCACCCAGCCCTGTGGTAGAAAACGAGCCGCTCTTGTTGAGCTGCAACTCTAGCCACCAGGCCAGCCTTGTGGAGACGTGCTGGTTCCACAATGGGCGCCTGGTCCCCACCTCTGGGATCTTCTGCTCCTTGCATGGGGCTCTCTCCATCCTCCGGCCAGCCATGAGTGATGCAGGCTCCTGGCGCTGCCAGCTCAGATACTCCGATAATGAGATCATTTCTGCCACATACAACCTCCAAATTCTAG GTTTTGAGGGCCAAATGAACCCTGTGGTCTATGctgcagctggctctgcagctgaTCTACCGTGCACCCTGAACTACCTTCCCAGTGCCTTTGGGATCAACGTGGTGACAGCCCACTGGAGCCACCTTGCAGGACGACACTTGCAGAACTGGGGCATCTCCCAGAATTTAAGCAGCAGAAGCTTCCCCCTTCGTCTCCCTGCGGTGGGGCCAGGTGATGCAGGGCAGTACCACTGTACTGTCTCTGTTGGCAGCAAGACAATCAGCAGGGACGTGACCTTGGCAGTGGTTACAG tcACTCCGAGCATCCAAGGACCGGTTTCTGAGGGGTCTCGCTTGCTGCTCATCTGCAGCCTCACACACCCCCAGGGACATGAACATTTCCAGTGGAAGCACCTCGACTCAGCCCCCACTAACAGCAAGATGGCTGTGGCCACCTCCCGTAACCTGGAGGACCACAGGCCCCAGACAGGCCCTACCTTGGAAATACCCCAAGTGTCACAAAAGGATATGGGCACATGGGAATGCAGTGTATATGGCCCAGAAGGCAGACTTGGAGCAGTGGAGTATGGGCTGCAGATCACAG GTGCCCAGAtctccagccccccccccatcttCAGTGGGCAGGCTATTTTTGGGCTCACGCTCACCCTCTTCCTCTTGCTTACGGTCTGTGTTCTGGCTCTGGCCCTACAAAACAGG gcacggtctcctgccttcccagcaCTGGAAGGAATGGTTGCAGTCACGATGCCAAGCAagaaggagatggaggagagccAGAAACAGAAGATCCAGCAAACTGAGTGCTGA